A section of the Chelmon rostratus isolate fCheRos1 chromosome 16, fCheRos1.pri, whole genome shotgun sequence genome encodes:
- the nrsn1l gene encoding neurensin 1-like produces the protein MALCSEACVSGSGGESSGSEAGSTCLQFGVRSYLHHFYEECSSSVWETDLEDQGFVQSQRSTLWWSSAVWKVSLALGLLILTAGITSLSVGYSTPHKIESFGEGDLFFLDTQAVSFNRGLHLSATAGIGLSCLGSALVAMGLVVWVLPRASFKERLFHRPGEGEQRGESGSKWRVTGDVVTKPPGIEEGKIPITLSKVENVQPTS, from the exons ATGGCGCTGTGCTCCGAGGCCTGTGTCTCCGGCTCAGGAGGAGAGTCCTCCGGGAGTGAG GCGGGTTCTACCTGTCTTCAGTTTGGTGTTCGTTCCTATCTGCACCACTTCTACGAGGAGTGCTCGTCCTCCGTGTGGGAGACGGACCTGGAGGATCAAGGGTTCGTCCAGAGCCAGAGGTCAACCCTGTGGTGGAGCTCAGCTGTGTGGAAG gTGTCCTTGGCCCTGGGTCTCCTGATCCTGACTGCAGGTATTACCAGCCTGTCAGTCGGCTACTCCACTCCCCATAAAATTGAGTCGTTCGGAGAGGGAGACCTGTTCTTCTTGGACACCCAGGCCGTAAGCTTCAACAGGGGCCTGCACCTCAGCGCCACGGCCGGGATTGGCCTCTCCTGCCTCGGCTCGGCTCTGGTGGCGATGGGGCTTGTCGTTTGGGTCCTCCCCAGGGCCAGCTTCAAAGAGAGGCTCTTCCACAGGCCGggggaaggagagcagagaggagagtcGGGGTCAAAGTGGAGGGTAACGGGGGATGTGGTCACTAAGCCACCAGGTATAGAGGAGGGGAAGATACCCATCACGCTGTCGAAAGTGGAAAATGTGCAGCCCACTTCTTAA